Proteins co-encoded in one Ananas comosus cultivar F153 linkage group 15, ASM154086v1, whole genome shotgun sequence genomic window:
- the LOC109720917 gene encoding protein NETWORKED 1A: MATLSHAESRRLYSWWWDSHISPKNSKWLQDNLTDMDMKVKGMIKLIEEDADSFARRAEMYYKKRPELMKLVEEFYRAYRALAERYDHATGALRQAHRTIASVAEQFPNQIPLVLSDESPTSSSGLEIEPHTPEMAAPVRTLFDHDEVQKDASSPQLHVVKRNGAYSEEKGLKQLNDMLSTDEGRVRKGLNFQGEEKTIKLKEKDDSNNEIKSLQEEVSRLKDQITSESHRANKAASEIQSLKEALEHLNSEKEAAVVNYQACIERLSTVEHQLSNSESELKKLTDDMAREIEKLNSIEELNQTLQLQKDILEEIVKAKEKELEQKQEEMENLQNSLQDEREQRIQAEQAFRCMEDLHTKSQEELKKLVVEIQKVREKLNELERNKLDLEMTVCKLKEEIDRLNEQNLTSQRIIKDLHNEMNLLKEAKEKLENEVGFHLEEKETLQKDLYQRKEEIERLNRQIISSELMMKDFHNDANSLKEAKEKLENDVGFHLEEKEALQKDLSRHKEEIERLNKRSLSSELVIKDLHNDINLLLEVKGKLENDVGFHVEEKEALQKDLSWHKEETNRLNEHNLSYEITIKDLHNDLNSLKEAKEKLENDVGFHVEEKEALRKDLSWHKEEINRLNEHNLSSELVIKDLHNDLNSLKEAKEKLENDVGFHVEEKETLHNDLSRHKEEIDRLNEQNLSSELMIKGLHNDVNSLKEAKEKLENDVRFHVEEKEPLWKDLSWHKEEINRLNKHNLSSELMIKDLHNDLNSLMEAKEKLENDVGFHVEEKETLQKDLSRHKEEIDRLNEHNLSSELMIKDLHNDVNSLKEAKEKFESDLRFHVEEKEALQKDLIQRKEEIDRLNEHILSSELRIKDFQKDINSLREAKERLEDDVGLYLEEKAALQKDLNQKKEEIDGLKEQNLSSVHMREDLHNEINLLKETKEKLESEVGFHLGEKAVLQEDLNRHKEEIYGLNEQNLSSVSLIKDLHNEINLLKQAKEKLENEVGFHLGEKEALQKDLTRHKEERNDLEQKHKNLAGEVEGFRNNLQTVQVLVKELQSENMELKETCSKYEIENGVLVEKVKDMEEVSEKSAVLENSLSDANAELETLREQITSLDASRNSLSEEISTHISEKAVLVSQVETLHRNIAEVSEKISFLENSLSDANAELECLREKLKDSEESGQSLLTQNSSLLAEKNNLVSQVESITLLLQNMESRHAELEDKHSSLSREKDLTHNHVKELQDLLDVKNKEHETVIESRQMKLVALENQIHSLEEKNQSTQEKLEEEQLKYMGASMNILVLERNLVDVKENNSTLLAECQKYLVSSQLAEKLVSQFKQEILNKEKEIRSLSQHNEKLREGVNLLASTLNINEKLGSSERVEDEVLLKTIWSETGNIMNLMADTEDENQFMNTEISVLATLLRQIGLDLSELRSQKCILKCELETKVKEIVALEKKNHEILGLNEQLRKGIETGDKRAEALKSEMEVLSGKLLNLKEAYLTSQGEIANLIEKNESISKELQTLIEKHNELQEESSSIFAERMRLENLYLFFSSLSDERASQLTLTSDQIDSLHLVKNELEKGIRGLSSRTEVLESENKHLKDSMIYLEELKTRLVSLEFDLNTTRNFYEELNLEIEDGLSLLIEKDRELSEEGKKVQALQENHMDLCKVVDALQLDIEGAKLVKEELEKKTSTLSEGNAYKDNEIARLQQANETLQGEIDRLVKEVGTLRRREEDLTYELQQERDEVEQCERDIVVLLSDIIKSSVNSTVYKEKVLELIIEGEGLEISALTQKEILKEEISLRNEYVDILERKLSHNEGENSELKAELNAYLSLVPLLSHHISSLEEHAFSLSNLCTSKGKQSISLACDDEKGQLDEDHQATMQSGALELQKLITKVEAVQKVIMDSRNTLEQEQYDTTVLLASAKKEIEEFKASKDDKLQKDEAESSKLKQGQVMKDIELDQVSSSSPYNSGKGLYNLSQNEYAELEEQMLQLWETAERDCNNQLVKPSSAASEHDIEAVKEVKSEHSSSELAAEKEVGVDKLEIPQGASESQEQRGKKVLEKLSSDGQRLSVLRAGIEELKRKMGNSRNGKLPTSFEYNSIKARLDKTEEAVLELIDMNSRLTKSVDYYSKSSDGIAEEEEEEAGFVSRRKIAEQTQRGSEKIGKLELDLQKIQYIFLKLEEEHDNRRIEVPDKRTRILLRDYLYGRKDGRRQKKGPFCGCMRPKTKGDYY, translated from the exons ATGGCGACTTTGTCACATGCTGAATCAAGGCGGCTGTACTCATGGTGGTGGGACAGTCATATCAGCCCGAAGAATTCCAAGTGGCTTCAGGACAATCTTACAG ATATGGACATGAAGGTCAAAGGAATGATCAAACTCATAGAAGAAGATGCTGATTCGTTTGCAAGAAGAGCGGAGATGTACTATAAGAAACGTCCCGAGCTTATGAAATTGGTGGAGGAATTTTATCGTGCATACCGCGCTTTAGCAGAGCGGTACGACCATGCCACAGGGGCGCTTCGTCAGGCTCATAGAACCATAGCCTCTGTTGCTGAACAATTCCCAAACCAGATTCCTCTAGTATTATCTGATGAATCGCCAACTAGTTCTTCTGGGCTTGAAATTGAACCTCACACTCCTGAAATGGCCGCACCAGTTCGTACACTTTTTGATCACGACGAAGTACAAAAAGATGCATCATCGCCACAATTGCATGTTGTTAAGAGGAATGGGGCTTATTCCGAGGAAAAGGGGCTGAAACAGTTGAATGATATGCTCTCGACTGATGAAGGGAGAGTGAGAAAAGGCCTCAACTTTCAAGGTGAAGAGAAAACAATTAAGTTGAAAGAGAAAGACGATTCAAATAATGAGATAAAGAGTTTGCAAGAAGAAGTATCTCGTTTGAAAGATCAGATAACCTCAGAATCTCACAGGGCAAATAAGGCTGCGAGTGAAATCCAAAGCCTTAAGGAGGCCCTTGAACACTTAAACTCTGAGAAAGAGGCAGCTGTTGTTAATTATCAGGCATGTATTGAGAGATTATCCACTGTCGAACATCAACTCTCCAATTCAGAGAGTGAACTTAAGAAGCTTACTGATGATATGGCAAGGGAAATCGAGAAGCTAAATAGCATTGAAGAGCTCAACCAAACTCTACAATTGCAGAAAGATATCTTAGAAGAGATAGTAAAGGCGAAGGAGAAAGAACTGGAGCAAAAGCAAGAGGAGATGGAGAACCTCCAGAACAGCCTACAAGATGAGCGCGAGCAACGCATTCAAGCTGAGCAGGCTTTTCGATGTATGGAAGATCTGCACACCAAATCCCAAGAAGAACTGAAAAAATTGGTTGTAGAGATTCAGAAAGTGAGGGAGAAGTTGAATGAGTTGGAGCGGAACAAGTTGGATTTAGAAATGACAGTTTGCAAGCTTAAGGAGGAAATTGACAGACTAAATGAACAAAATCTCACCTCGCAGCGCATCATAAAAGATCTGCATAACGAGATGAACTTATTGAAGGAAGCAAAGGAGAAGCTTGAAAATGAGGTGGGATTCCatttagaagaaaaagaaactcttcAGAAAGACCTATATCAGAGGAAAGAAGAAATTGAGAGACTAAATAGGCAAATTATCTCCTCTGAGCTTATGATGAAGGATTTTCATAATGACGCAAATTCTCTGAAGGAAGCAAAGGAGAAGCTCGAAAATGATGTAGGGTTCCatttagaagaaaaagaagctctTCAGAAAGACCTTAGTCGGCACAAAGAAGAAATCGAGAGATTAAACAAACGTTCTCTCTCCTCTGAGCTTGTGATAAAGGATCTTCATAATGACATAAATTTGTTGTTGGAGGTGAAGGGGAAACTCGAAAATGATGTAGGGTTCCATgtggaagaaaaagaagctctTCAGAAAGACCTTAGTTGGCACAAAGAAGAAACCAACAGATTAAATGAACACAATCTCTCCTACGAGATTACGATAAAGGATCTTCATAATGACCTAAACTCGTTGAAGGAGGCAAAGGAGAAGCTTGAAAATGATGTAGGGTTCCACgtagaagaaaaggaagctcTTCGGAAAGACCTTAGTTGGCACAAAGAAGAAATCAACAGATTAAATGAACACAATCTCTCCTCCGAGCTTGTGATAAAGGATCTTCATAATGATCTAAACTCGTTGAAGGAGGCGAAGGAGAAGCTTGAAAATGATGTAGGGTTCCAtgttgaagaaaaagaaactcttcACAATGACCTTAGTCGGCACAAAGAAGAAATCGACAGATTAAATGAACAGAACCTCTCCTCCGAGCTTATGATAAAGGGTCTTCATAATGACGTAAACTCGTTGAAGGAGGCAAAGGAAAAGCTTGAAAATGATGTACGGTTTCATGTAGAAGAAAAGGAACCTCTTTGGAAAGACCTTAGTTGGCACAAAGAAGAAATCAACAGATTAAATAAACACAATCTCTCCTCCGAGCTTATGATAAAGGATCTTCATAATGACCTAAACTCGTTGATGGAGGCAAAGGAGAAACTTGAAAATGATGTAGGGTTCCAtgttgaagaaaaagaaactcttcAGAAAGACCTCAGTCGGCACAAAGAAGAAATTGACAGATTAAATGAACACAACCTCTCCTCTGAGCTTATGATAAAGGATCTTCATAATGATGTAAACTCGTTGAAGGAGGCAAAGGAGAAGTTTGAAAGTGATTTAAGGTTCCATgtagaagaaaaggaagctcTTCAGAAAGACCTTATTCAGCGTAAAGAAGAAATTGATAGATTAAATGAGCACATTCTTTCTTCTGAGCTCAGGATAAAGGATTTCCAAAAGGACATAAATTCGTTAAGGGAAGCAAAGGAAAGGCTCGAAGATGATGTAGGGTTGTATTTAGAAGAAAAAGCAGCTCTTCAGAAAGACCTTAatcagaaaaaagaagaaatcgaTGGCCTAAAGGAACAAAATCTCTCCTCTGTGCACATGAGAGAAGATCTCCATAAcgaaataaatttattgaaggAAACAAAGGAGAAGCTCGAAAGTGAAGTGGGGTTCCATTTAGGAGAAAAAGCTGTTCTTCAGGAAGACCTTAATCGGCACAAAGAAGAAATTTATGGCCTAAATGAACAAAATCTCTCCTCTGTGAGCTTGATAAAAGATCTCCATAAcgaaataaatttattgaagcAAGCAAAGGAGAAGCTCGAAAATGAAGTGGGGTTCCATTTAGGTGAAAAGGAAGCTCTTCAGAAAGACCTTACTAGGCataaagaagagagaaatgaTCTAGAACAGAAACATAAAAATCTAGCGGGGGAGGTTGAGGGGTTCAGAAATAATTTACAGACAGTCCAGGTTTTAGTTAAAGAGTTGCAGAGTGAAAATATGGAACTGAAAGAGACATGCAGCAAATATGAGATTGAAAATGGCGTCCTGGTAGAAAAGGTGAAAGATATGGAGGAAGTTTCTGAAAAGAGTGCAGTATTAGAAAACTCTCTTTCAGATGCCAATGCTGAATTAGAAACCTTGAGAGAGCAGATAACGTCACTGGACGCTTCTAGAAACTCCCTCAGCGAAGAAATTTCCACACACATATCCGAGAAAGCTGTTCTGGTTTCCCAGGTAGAGACCCTTCACCGGAATATTGCTGAGGTTTCAGAAAAAATTTCCTTCTTGGAAAATTCATTATCTGATGCCAACGCTGAACTTGAGTGTTTGAGAGAAAAGTTGAAAGACTCTGAAGAATCTGGCCAGTCTCTTCTTACTCAGAACTCCAGTTTGCTTGCTGAAAAGAATAATCTTGTCTCCCAG GTGGAAAGCATAACACTGCTTCTGCAAAATATGGAGAGTAGGCACGCAGAACTAGAAGACAAGCACTCATCTTTATCGAGGGAGAAAGATCTCACACATAATCACGTGAAGGAGTTGCAAGATCTATTGGATGTTAAAAATAAGGAACACGAAACTGTCATCGAATCACGTCAGATGAAATTGGTAGCTTTAGAAAACCAGATTCATTCGCTGGAAGAAAAGAACCAATCTACACAGGAGAAGCTCGAAGAGGAGCAGCTGAAATATATGGGTGCTTCGATGAACATACTTGTCTTGGAAAGAAATTTGGTAGATGTGAAAGAGAACAACTCAACTCTTCTTGCAGAATGTCAGAAGTACCTGGTGTCATCTCAACTTGCAGAGAAGCTAGTTTCACAATTCAAGCAggaaattttaaataaagaaaaagagataagaTCGCTGTCGCAGCATAATGAGAAGCTGAGAGAAGGGGTTAATCTGCTTGCAAGTACACTTAATATTAACGAAAAGTTGGGATCTTCAGAAAGAGTTGAAGATGAAGTTCTCTTGAAAACGATCTGGTCTGAGACAGGCAACATAATGAATTTAATGGCGGATACGGAGGATGAAAACCAATTTATGAATACTGAGATATCAGTTCTTGCCACACTTCTAAGGCAGATAGGACTCGATTTGTCTGAACTCAGATCACAAAAATGCATTCTTAAGTGTGAACTTGAGACCAAGGTTAAGGAAATTGTTGCTTTGGAGAAAAAGAATCATGAAATCTTAGGGTTAAATGAACAACTACGGAAAGGCATTGAAACAGGCGACAAAAGGGCAGAGGCATTGAAGAGTGAGATGGAGGTTTTAAgtggaaagctattgaatttgaAGGAAGCTTACTTGACATCACAGGGTGAGATTGCCAACTTGATTGAGAAGAATGAATCTATTTCAAAAGAATTACAGACTTTGATCGAGAAACACAATGAGCTGCAAGAGGAAAGCAGTTCTATCTTTGCCGAGCGTATGAGGCTGGAAAATTTGTATTTGTTCTTCAGTAGTCTTAGTGATGAAAGAGCATCACAATTGACTTTAACGAGCGATCAGATTGATTCTCTTCATTTGGTTAAAAACGAACTCGAGAAGGGAATCAGAGGATTGAGCAGCAGGACAGAAGTGCTAGAGTCAGAAAATAAGCACCTGAAGGATTCTATGATTTACTTGGAGGAGCTCAAGACTCGCTTAGTGAgtttagagtttgatttgaacACTACGAGGAACTTTTATGAAGAGTTGAACCTTGAAATTGAAGATGGGCTGAGCCTACTGATTGAGAAGGACAGAGAGTTATCAGAAGAGGGTAAGAAAGTTCAAGCCTTGCAAGAAAATCACATGGATCTTTGCAAAGTTGTTGACGCACTTCAGCTTGATATTGAAGGTGCCAAGCTGGTGAAAGAAGAGCTAGAAAAGAAAACCTCTACTTTATCTGAGGGGAATGCCTATAAAGATAATGAGATTGCTCGCCTGCAACAAGCAAATGAGACTCTTCAAGGAGAAATTGATAGATTGGTGAAAGAGGTCGGGACTCTTAGAAGGAGGGAAGAGGATCTGACCTATGAACTGCAGCAAGAAAGAGATGAGGTCGAGCAGTGTGAAAGAGATATTGTAGTATTATTGAGTGATATTATAAAGTCTTCAGTTAATTCCACGGTGTATAAAGAGAAAGTGCTTGAGTTAATAATAGAAGGTGAGGGCCTCGAGATAAGTGCTCTAACCCAAAAAGAGATCCTAAAGGAGGAAATTTCTTTGAGAAATGAGTATGTCGATATCTTGGAGAGAAAGCTTTCTCATAATGAAGGAGAAAATTCGGAACTGAAGGCCGAGTTGAATGCTTATCTATCCCTTGTACCATTGTTGTCGCATCACATTTCTTCTCTAGAAGAGCATGCTTTTTCACTGTCAAATCTTTGCACCTCAAAAGGCAAACAG AGCATCTCTTTGGCATGTGATGATGAGAAAGGTCAACTTGACGAAGACCATCAAGCCACTATGCAGTCAGGAGCTCTAGAGTTGCAAAAGCTTATCACCAAAGTAGAAGCAGTTCAAAAGGTGATTATGGACAGTAGGAATACCTTAGAGCAAGAACAATATGATACCACTGTTCTCTTGGCATCTGCTAAAAAGGAAATTGAAGAATTTAAAGCAAGTAAAGATGATAAATTGCAAAAAGATGAAGCTGAGAGCTCCAAACTCAAGCAAGGGCAAGTGATGAAAGATATTGAGCTCGATCAGGTATCGAGTTCTTCCCCATACAATAGTGGAAAAGGCCTATACAATCTGAGCCAGAACGAATATGCCGAACTCGAAGAACAAATGCTTCAACTTTGGGAAACTGCTGAAAGGGACTGCAACAACCAATTGGTAAAGCCATCATCAGCTGCTTCTGAGCATGATATAGAAGCTGTGAAGGAAGTGAAGAGTGAACACTCTTCTTCAGAATTAGCAGCAGAAAAGGAAGTGGGTGTCGACAAGCTAGAAATACCACAAGGGGCTTCAGAATCCCAAGAACAACGGGGCAAAAAGGTCCTTGAAAAGCTATCATCTGATGGTCAGAGGTTATCAGTACTTCGAGCAGGCATTGAGGAGTTGAAGAGGAAAATGGGGAACTCTCGAAATGGAAAGCTCCCTACAAGCTTTGAGTACAATTCTATCAAAGCCCGGTTGGATAAAACTGAGGAAGCTGTCTTGGAGCTGATCGATATGAACAGCAGGTTGACAAAGAGTGTGGACTACTATTCTAAATCATCTGATGGTATAgctgaggaagaagaggaagaagcggGCTTTGTAAGCAGAAGAAAGATCGCTGAGCAGACTCAAAGAGGATCAGAAAAGATTGGAAAGTTGGAATTGGATCTTCAAAAGATTCAATACATCTTTCTGAAACTTGAGGAAGAGCACGACAACCGAAGAATCGAAGTGCCTGATAAAAGAACTCGCATCCTTCTAAGGGATTATCTCTATGGAAGGAAAGACGGCAGGAGACAGAAGAAAGGGCCATTCTGTGGGTGCATGAGGCCGAAAACTAAGGGTGACTACTACTAA